A genomic region of Alligator mississippiensis isolate rAllMis1 chromosome 6, rAllMis1, whole genome shotgun sequence contains the following coding sequences:
- the CNR2 gene encoding cannabinoid receptor 2 encodes MEICSTNENVSKCSSNTMSMECFMVLSTPAQKIGITVLCCFFGILCIFENSLVLYLIFSSIKIRRKPSYVFISSLALADLLASINFVGSFVKFHVFKVTDSKNIFLLKLGAVNTSFTASLGSLLLMALDRYVCICKPSEYKIIITKKKALVALAVLWMTTMVIAFLPLVGWNCCTLNSNCSELFPFVDDKYLSGWISLVMILLVCIVCAYMHVLWKAHKHTAYMEKHQTQAVQQNAKMRLDVTLAKTLAIVLTVLMVCWSPLLALMTYSVFVNLNNRIKKVFAFCSTLCLVNSMVNPIVYALRSRELRSSLRNACSWCRKKLKIPGSSQEVDSTQKLSTIGTVCEDAGCSTDWPQLKSEL; translated from the coding sequence ATGGAGATATGTAGCACGAACGAAAATGTCTCCAAATGCAGCTCAAACACCATGTCCATGGAATGCTTCATGGTCCTTAGCACTCCAGCTCAGAAAATAGGTAtcactgtgctgtgctgcttctTTGGGATTCTGTGCATTTTTGAGAACTCTTTGGTGTTGTATTTGATATTTTCCTCCATCAAGATCAGGAGAAAACCTTCCTACGTCTTCATCAGCAGCCTGGCCCTAGCTGATCTCTTGGCCAGCATTAATTTCGTTGGCAGTTTTGTTAAATTCCATGTTTTCAAAGTGACTGACTCTAAAAACATCTTCTTGCTGAAACTTGGAGCAGTCAACACATCCttcacagcttccctgggcagcttgctGCTGATGGCATTGGACCGATATGTCTGTATCTGCAAGCCGTCGGAGTACAAGATCATCATCACAAAGAAGAAGGCTTTGGTGGCACTGGCTGTGCTGTGGATGACTACCATGGTCATCGCCTTCCTGCCTCTCGTGGGATGGAACTGCTGCACCCTAAACTCAAACTGCTCAGAACTGTTCCCCTTTGTTGATGACAAGTATCTGTCGGGCTGGATTTCCCTGGTGATGATTCTGCTCGTGTGCATCGTCTGTGCCTACATGCACGTGCTGTGGAAGGCTCACAAACATACAGCGTACATGGAGAAGCACCAAACGCAGGCTGTGCAGCAGAATGCCAAGATGAGGCTGGATGTCACCCTTGCTAAGACATTAGCTATCGTCCTGACTGTTCTCATGGTGTGCTGGTCCCCCCTGCTGGCTCTGATGACGTACAGTGTTTTTGTCAACTTAAATAATCGCATCAAGAAGGTGTTTGCTTTCTGCAGCACCCTCTGCCTGGTGAACTCCATGGTGAATCCCATTGTCTATGCCctccggagcagggagctgcgctCTTCCTTGAGGAATGCCTGCTCGTGGTGCAGGAAGAAGCTGAAGATCCCAGGGAGCAGCCAGGAAGTGGACAGCACTCAAAAGTTGTCCACAATAGGaactgtctgtgaagatgctggGTGCAGCACCGATTGGCCACAGCTCAAGTCTGAGCTCTGA
- the FUCA1 gene encoding tissue alpha-L-fucosidase, whose protein sequence is MAPGWGALALLALAAGAAGGPRYSADWASLDARPLPAWFDEAKVGVFVHWGVFAVPAWGSEWFWWNWRGEHRAAYERFVAQRYPPGTTYADFAPLFTARDFQPRDWARLFQSAGARYVVLTTKHHEGFTNWGSPVSWNWNSVDTGPHRDLVEELGEALRERNIYYGLYHSLLEWFHPLYLDDKKNGFKTQNFVFQKTMPELYDLVLRYKPDLIWSDGEWEAPDTYWNSTSFLAWLYNDSPVKDTVVVNDRWGQNCSCHHGGFYNCADKYKPGTLPDHKWEMCSSVDRSSWGYRSNMQLAELMDASSIIRELVQTVSFGGNYLLNVGPTKEGVIVPIFQERLLSLGEWLGINGEAIYASKPWRVQVENSTNNVWYTSKGPAVYAIFLNWPRDDMLKLSSPIPSSDTEVTLLGFSGTLKWKKSPDKGLLISLPYIAPSVLPMQLGWTLRLEGVK, encoded by the exons ATGGCGCCGGGGTGGGGGGCGCTGGCGCTGCTGGCGCTGGCGGCCGGGGCGGCGGGCGGGCCCCGCTACAGCGCGGACTGGGCCAGCCTGGACGCGCGGCCGCTGCCCGCCTGGTTCGACGAGGCCAAGGTGGGCGTGTTCGTGCACTGGGGCGTCTTCGCCGTGCCGGCCTGGGGCTCCGAGTGGTTCTGGTGGAACTGGCGGGGCGAGCACCGCGCCGCCTACGAGCGCTTCGTGGCGCAGCGCTACCCGCCCGGCACCACCTACGCCGACTTCGCGCCGCTCTTCACCGCCCGCGACTTCCAGCCGCGCGACTGGGCCCGGCTCTTCCAGAGCGCCGGCGCCAG GTACGTGGTGCTGACCACAAAGCACCATGAAGGCTTCACAAACTGGGGGTCGCCCGTGTCCTGGAACTGGAATTCAGTGGATACTGGGCCCCATCGAGATCTAGTGGAGGAACTGGGAGAAGCTCTCAGAGAAAG GAATATATACTATGGACTGTACCATTCCCTCTTAGAGTGGTTTCATCCACTCTATTTAGATGATAAAAAAAATGGCTTCAAGACACAGAATTTTGTCTTTCAGAAGACTATGCCAGAGCTTTATGATCTTGTCTTACG GTACAAGCCAGATTTGATTTGGTCAGATGGAGAGTGGGAGGCACCGGACACGTACTGGAATTCGACCTCTTTCCTTGCATGGCTTTATAATGACAGTCCCGTCAAG GATACAGTCGTGGTGAATGACCGCTGGGGCCAGAACTGCTCCTGCCATCACGGCGGCTTCTACAACTGTGCTGACAAATACAAGCCAGGCACCCTGCCAGATCACAAGTGGGAGATGTGCTCCTCTGTTGACAGAAGTTCCTGGGGCTATCGAAGCAACATGCAACTTGCCGAGCTGATGGATGCATCCAGCATCATCAGA GAGCTGGTGCAGACCGTGAGTTTTGGAGGGAACTATCTTCTCAACGTGGGCCCTACGAAAGAAGGAGTGATTGTGCCAATCTTCCAAGAAAGGCTTCTGTCCCTTGGAGAGTGGTTGGGCATTAATGGGGAAGCGATTTATGCATCCAAGCCATGGAGGGTGCAGGTGGAGAACAGCACGAACAATGTATG GTACACATCTAAAGGTCCAGCTGTTTATGCCATCTTTCTGAACTGGCCTCGGGATGACATGCTGAAGCTGTCTTCACCTATTCCATCTTCAGACACCGAA GTGACCTTGTTGGGATTCTCTGGGACTCTGAAGTGGAAGAAGTCCCCAGATAAGGGATTACTGATCAGTCTGCCCTACATAGCCCCATCTGTTTTACCTATGCAATTGGGCTGGACCCTCAGGCTGGAAGGTGTAAAGTGA
- the HMGCL gene encoding hydroxymethylglutaryl-CoA lyase, mitochondrial, with translation MAALTRRAVPRWAAAALRPMSAARPGPPVTPPSPQLGSAGPRRVKIVEVGPRDGLQNEQAVVPTEVKIRFIDMLSETGLPVIEATSFVSPKWVPQMADHAEVLKGIEKFPGVSYPVLIPNLKGFQAAVTAGAREVSIFGAASELFSKKNINCSIDESLQRFSEVMEAARAANIPVRGYVSCVLGCPYEGKIAPAKVAEVAKKMYAMGCYEISLGDTIGVGTPGSMKEMLSAVMKEVPLGALAVHCHDTYGQALANTLVALQMGVSVVDSSVSGLGGCPYAQGASGNVATEDLVYMLDGLGIHTGVDLQKLMDVGAFICKALNRRSNSKVAQATCRL, from the exons ATGGCGGCGCTGACGAGGCGGGCGGTCCCGCGCTGGGCGGCCGCAGCGCTCCGGCCGATGAgtgccgcccggcccggcccgcccgtAACGCCGCCTTCTCCGCAGCTCGGCAGCGCCGGCCCGCGGCGCGTCAAGATCGTGGAGGTGGGGCCGCGCGACGGGCTGCAGAACGAGCAG GCCGTCGTCCCCACGGAGGTGAAAATCCGCTTCATCGACATGCTGTCGGAGACGGGGCTGCCGGTCATCGAGGCCACCAGCTTCGTGTCCCCTAAGTGGGTTCCTCAG ATGGCAGACCATGCAGAAGTCCTGAAAGGAATTGAGAAGTTTCCTGGCGTGAGCTACCCGGTCCTGATCCCAAACCTGAAAGGCTTCCAGGCAGCG GTCACAGCAGGCGCCAGAGAGGTGTCCATCTTTGGAGCAGCATCGGAGCTGTTCAGTAAGAAGAACATTAACTGTTCAATAGATGAGAGTCTCCAGAGGTTCAGTGAAGTGATGGAGGCAGCAAGAGCGGCAAACATTCCAGTGCGAGG GTACGTGTCTTGTGTTCTTGGCTGCCCTTATGAAGGCAAGATTGCCCCTGCTAAAGTAGCAGAG GTGGCGAAGAAGATGTACGCGATGGGGTGCTACGAGATTTCCCTTGGTGACACCATTGGGGTCGGGACCCCTGGGAGCATGAAGGAGATGCTGTCTGCAGTCATGAAGGAGGTGCCTTTGGGGGCTCTTGCTGTTCACTGCCATGACACCTACGGGCAGGCTCTGGCCAACACCTTAGTTGCCCTTCAG ATGGGCGTGAGCGTGGTTGACTCCTCGGTCTCTGGTCTGGGAGGCTGCCCCTATGCACAAGGAGCCTCAGGAAACGTAGCCACAGAGGACCTGGTGTACATGCTTGATGGGCTTGGCATTCACACG GGTGTGGATCTGCAGAAGCTGATGGACGTGGGCGCGTTTATTTGCAAAGCGCTGAACAGAAGATCCAATTCCAAAGTGGCCCAGGCCACCTGCCGcctgtga
- the GALE gene encoding UDP-glucose 4-epimerase, whose product MAEKVLVTGGAGYIGSHCVLELVAAGYVPVVIDNFHNAIRGEGGLPESLRRVQGLVGREILFEELDVLDEAALRGLFGKHRFSAVMHLAGLKAVGESVQQPLEYYKVNLTGTIRLLEAMNAHGVRNIVFSSSATVYGDPAYLPLDEKHPVGGCTNPYGKSKYFIEEMIRDLCKAEKGWNAVLLRYFNPIGAHESGDIGEDPQGIPNNLMPYVAQVAVGRREFLSVFGNDYDTVDGTGVRDYIHIVDLAKGHIAALKKLKENCGCKIYNLGTGTGYSVLQMVKAMEKASGREIKYKIVARREGDVATCYADPGLAAQELGWKAAFGLNKMCEDLWRWQMQNPMGFSKN is encoded by the exons ATGGCGGAGAAGGTGCTGGTAACGGGCGGCGCCGGCTACATCGGCAGCCACTGCGTGCTGGAGCTGGTGGCGGCCGGGTACGTGCCCGTGGTGATCGACAACTTCCACAACGCTATCCGAG GGGAAGGCGGCCTGCCCGAGAGCCTGCGGCGGGTGCAGGGGCTCGTGGGCCGCGAGATCCTGTTCGAGGAGCTGGACGTGCTGGACGAGGCGGCGCTGCGGGGGCTCTTCGGGAAG CACCGCTTCTCGGCAGTGATGCACTTGGCGGGGCTGAAGGCGGTGGGCGAGTCGGTCCAGCAGCCCCTGGAGTACTACAAGGTGAACCTCACCGGGACCATCCGGCTGCTGGAG GCGATGAACGCGCACGGCGTGAGGAACATTGTGTTCAGCAGCTCGGCCACGGTGTatggggaccctgcctacctcCCCCTGGACGAGAAGCACCCGGTCGGCGGCTGCACCAACCCCTACGGCAAGTCCAAGTACTTCATTGAAGAGATGATACGAGACTTGTGCAAGGCTGAGAAG GGCTGGAATGCGGTTCTGCTGCGCTACTTCAATCCCATCGGGGCCCATGAGTCAGGAGACATTGGAGAAGACCCACAGGGGATCCCCAACAACCTCATGCCCTATGTTGCTCAG GTGGCCGTGGGGCGCCGGGAGTTCCTGAGTGTGTTTGGGAATGACTATGACACCGTGGATGGGACAG GCGTCAGGGACTACATTCATATTGTGGACCTGGCCAAGGGTCACATTGCTGCGCTGAAGAAACTTAAGGAGAACTGTGGCTGCAAG ATCTACAACCTGGGCACAGGTACTGGCTACTCTGTCCTGCAGATGGTCAAGGCCATGGAGAAAGCCTCCGGCAGGGAG ATCAAGTACAAGATTGTGGCACGGCGGGAGGGCGATGTGGCCACCTGCTATGCAGACCCTGGGTTAGCTGCACAGGAGCTGGGCTGGAAAGCTGCATTCGGCCTCAACAAGATGT GTGAGGACCTGTGGCGATGGCAGATGCAGAACCCTATGGGCTTCAGCAAAAACTGA